The sequence TTCCCGGCTTGCCGGTCCAGCACCGCACGAGGAGAAATACTAGAGCACGCCGTTCCCGACGGTGAACGCGGGGGTCTCCCCGCGGCGCTGGGCGGGGACGCCGATCGTCGCGTACTCGGAAACCAGCAGCTCAGGCAGCTCGGCGAGGCCGGCCACCGTGTGGACGCCCGCCGGGGCGCGCTCGCCGATGCCGTCGCGGTCGAGCCAGATCGCGCCCAGGCCCGCGTCGCGGGCGCCGATCGCGTCCGTGTCCAGTTTGTCGCCGACGTGGACCGCCTGGGCGGGGGCGCAGTCCATGCCGAGGCAGACCGTGTGGAACATCACCGGATCGGGTTTGGCCACCCCCAGTTCGCCCGCGATGGCCACGTGGTCGAAGAACGGGGCCAGGCCCAGGTCGGCGATCTTGCGCCGCTGGTGGACCCCCGAGGCGTTCGTCACGGCGGCCAGCGCCAGGCCCGCCGCGCGGAGCCACTCCAGGCACGGGAGGACGTCGTCGAACAGCTGCCACGAATGGTCGAGCAGCTCTCTTCGGCGGCGTTCGAACGAGAGCACCTGCTCGGCGTCGGCGAGGATGCCGATTTCGGCGAGGAAGCAGTCGGTGCGCCGCTGGTGCATGGTCGCGTAGTCGAGTTCGCCCGCGACGACGAGGGCGACGTGCTCTTCGGTGATCAAGTCCCACAACGGCCACAGGTCGCCCCGGCCGGTGAGGATGTGGAGGCTGCGGCGGATCGCGGCGGTGCAGTCGATCAGGGTGTCGTCGAT is a genomic window of Amycolatopsis lexingtonensis containing:
- a CDS encoding HAD family hydrolase, yielding MCLDIDDTLIDCTAAIRRSLHILTGRGDLWPLWDLITEEHVALVVAGELDYATMHQRRTDCFLAEIGILADAEQVLSFERRRRELLDHSWQLFDDVLPCLEWLRAAGLALAAVTNASGVHQRRKIADLGLAPFFDHVAIAGELGVAKPDPVMFHTVCLGMDCAPAQAVHVGDKLDTDAIGARDAGLGAIWLDRDGIGERAPAGVHTVAGLAELPELLVSEYATIGVPAQRRGETPAFTVGNGVL